The Endozoicomonas sp. 4G DNA segment CAACTCGGTTAAAATGGAGTAAATTATGAGCGAATTTCAGTTGGATAACAGGCTCGAAGAGGACTGCTTTGTTATAGGGGATCTGCCCCTTTGCCGGGTTTTGCTAATGAATGATAGCCAGTATCCCTGGTTTATTCTGGTGCCCAGGGTGGCCGGGGTTTATGAAGTCTTTCATCTTGATGAAGAGCAGCAGTTACAGCTGGCCTGTGAGTCGTCATTGACTGCGGCCATTCTGAATGATGTTTTTGAGGCGGACAAGATGAATGTGGCAGCGCTTGGCAATGTAGTTAAACAGCTGCATGTTCATCATATTGTCCGTTATGAGAGTGATCCAGCCTGGCCACACCCGGTATGGGGCAGGCTGCCCGCTAAGCCTTATGACAAGGCGCAGGTGAGTGAGATCAAAAAGAAACTGGAATCATTGTTCAGTTGTTTTGAATAAGTGGGGTGCTTGAGATGAATGAGGAACTGATTGAACTACAGACTCAGGTCAGCTTTCAGGAAGATACCGTTGCCCAGCTTAATGAA contains these protein-coding regions:
- a CDS encoding HIT domain-containing protein gives rise to the protein MSEFQLDNRLEEDCFVIGDLPLCRVLLMNDSQYPWFILVPRVAGVYEVFHLDEEQQLQLACESSLTAAILNDVFEADKMNVAALGNVVKQLHVHHIVRYESDPAWPHPVWGRLPAKPYDKAQVSEIKKKLESLFSCFE